From bacterium:
CCCGGACCAGGAGCGGCGGTGCCGAGGGGAGGTCCACCAGGGGGTAGAGGTACTCCGTAGACTGCGCCGACGCGATCAGGGGAGTGAGGAGAAGCACCGGTAGGACGACGTATATGCGCCCGAAGGGAGATTTCAGGCATCCCATCCCTTTAGCGCGGGGTGAACCGCCGGCCATAGCGCTCCTTTGGAGATGGTTATCGCAAACGTGCTTGATAACGGTCCGAGTTTACCAAAGCCTCTGTGGAGTGTCAACGCCCGTTCATCGTTCACATCCCCTTGGGTTTAATGGGGGATACAACCCCGGCCCCGGCGGCGAGACACCGCTCGACCGCCTCCCCTTTGAGGGCGTAAAAAGTGAAGTACAGGTCCGGCGCAGTCTGAACAAGCATCGGCTGGTACGACTCGGCGAAACGCGGATCGGAGAGCACGGACCGGTTGGGGTAGGAGAGCCGCTCGAAGGTGTACCCCGGGACGGCGTACCCACCCTCGAGCCACACCGCCACGTCATCGGAGTTGCTGGAGTTGGGATTGATGACGACCACCAGGGGTTTTTCGCGGAAAATCTGGTCCACGTCGCAGATGAAGTGCCCCATCATCCCCTCCTCGCTCCTGGACCCCTCCAGGGCCGCCCGGGCGTTGCACAGACCGGCGAAATCGAGGTTGGGGAGCCCCGACGCGTAGGGCAGGGCGCCCGCAGAACCACTCGCGATCAGAGTCCCCGCCGGCAACGCCTCCTTCAGGAATTCACCGGCGATAATCTTCCGGTTGTTGTGCAAGAGATCGCCGGGCGACGACCAGCGATCCAACGTCGGCTGAATCCCGGCGACGACGCCCCACAGGGCCACCAGACCGGCGAAAAGTCCGGGGACGAACCGCCATTTGGAACCCAGCTCCCGTAGCTCCCCCAGGCCCAGCGTCGCCCACAGGGCGAGAATCGCCGCGTAGGGCGCCATGAACCGGAAATGCCCCATGTAATCCCCGCCGGAGTAGACGATGAATACGGCACACCCGGCCAGCATCAGGGCCAGAAGGCTCGCGTCGGCCCGCTTGAAGCGGCGGACCAGCGCGAAGATCCCGGCGATTCCGAGCACCAGGGGCGGTCGAAGAACAACCCAGGAGAAGAGGTAACCAAGGCCGCTCTTGAGCTGGTAGAGCGACCCCCCGGCCTTGACGACGGCGGGTAGAGACCACCACAAACCGTAGTAGAGCCGGCGGAAGACGAGCTGCGCCGCCACCAGGCCCAGGGCGGGGATGAGATCGCGCCAGTCGGACCCGGTGGGGATTTTCCGCCACCGGCAGTAGACCTGATGAACGGCGAAGATGAGGATGAAGCCGAAGCCCTCGGGGCGCGTCAGCGCGGCCAGGCCGAGGAAAAAGCCGGTCCACGGGAACCGACCCGGTCTTTCACGGAGGTGGAAAAAGACGGCGCAGGCCAGCAGAAGCCCGAAGAAGACCGTTTCCAGCCCGGATCCGGCCCAGTAAACCACGGAGAAGGACGCGGCCACGAAACCCGGCGCCGCCAGGGGAAGCCAGCGCCGGTCCGGGAAGAACCTCTTCGCCAGACGCCAGACGACGTAGAGGAGCATCGCGCCGGAAAGGATACCCAGCGCAGGGGCGGCATGCTCCGGTGGGATGCCCGCCAGGGCGAAGGGGGCCAGGAGGAGGATCCAGAGGAGATTGGAGTAGCCCTCGTCGTGGACGCCGGGGTTGTAGACCAGCCCCTGACCTTGGACGAGGTTCTGCACGTAGCGGAAGGAGATGAAGGCGTCTTCGTTTAAAAAGAAGCAGGATACGGCCCAGGCTGACCACAGGACCACGATGGCGAGGAAGACCAGGTGGGGTACGAGGTCCCGAGTCGGTCCGCGTTCAAGCTCGGTCATGTCCGGCCCGCCGCGAGGTCGTTTCCGCTTCGCGTCCATTTAAAAGAGTTGTGAACCAAATCGGACCCGGGGGACGGGCGCAACCCCCGCGCCGCAACCGCCGGCCTCAGAGCAGGCCCAGCTTCCCGAGCTCCGCCCGTGTGCTCTCCAGACCCGCCGGGTCGCCGACGCCCAGAACCCGGATTCCGGGGGCGCAGCGTTTCAACAGGCCCGCGAGCACGTTCCCGTTGCCGAACTCCACAGCGAGCTCTACGCCCCGCTCCTCCAGGTATTGCGCGTCGGCCAGCCAGAGCACCGGCTCACAGACTTGGCGAGCCAGTGTTTGAGGAATTTCGTCCATGTCAGACACCGGCTTGCCGGTGACATTCGTAGCAACGGGAAAATCGGGGCGATTAAACGTGTATTTCGCCAACTCACCCGTGAGCGCGATAGCGGCGTCTTTCACCAGCGAGGTGTGGAAGGGGCCGCTCACGTTCAGAATGACCGCCCGCTTGGCCCCCGCCCCCTTGGCCAGCTCGACGAAGCGCTCGAGGCCCCGAACCTCGCCGCCGACGACGATCTGGTTCGGGGCGTTGACCGTGGCCAGCTCCACCCGGCCCGCCCCCCGAGCCTCGGGGATGATTTTACCGACCTCGTCCTCGTCCAGGCCGATGACGGCGGCCAGGGTGCCCGGGTTTTTGGCCGAGGCGTCGCGGATGAGCTCGCCGCGTCGGCGGACGAGGCGCAGGCCGTCCTCGAAGGAGACGGCCCCGGCGGCGGCGTAGGCTGAATATTCGCCCAGGGAGTGGCCGGCGGCCACGGTCCAGTCCAGGTCTCCGGCCACTTCCCGGAAACAGGCCCAGGCCGCGTAACTCACCAGGTAGATGGCCGGCTGCGTGTTCTCGGTGGCGGTCAGCTCCTCGTCCGGCCCCTCGAAGCAGAGCTTTTTTATCGAATAGCCCAGCGCGTCGTCCGCGCGTTCGAAGAGCTCCCGCGCCAGGGGGAAGGCGTCGAAGAGAGCCCGGCCCATCCCCACGGTCTGCGAGCCCTGTCCCGGAAACACGGCGGCGAGCCTCATCCCGTCCTTTCGTTTTATGAAAGACCTCATCGCCGGCCGTCGGACCGGGCGGGGGCAAGGTGCGTTTTACTACTTCAGAGAGAACACGACGCCGGCATGGATGTCCAGATAGGAGGCCCCGGCGTTGTCCCCCCACTCCACCCGCTCGCTCTCTTCGATGTCAATCGTCTGAAACTTCCCGGTGAAGTGGTAGCCCACCGCGAGGTTGACGAACATGATGGAGTTCAGCCTGTACCCGCAGCCCAGCTCGGCGTGAATACCGTGGGCCGTGAGAAAACCGGTCCCGGTGGTGTCGGTGATGGAGGCGTCGAGGGTGTAACCCACCGCGGGCCACAGCCGCCACTTCTCGCCCAAATTCACCTCGGTGAAGAGGTCGAGGGAGAAGAGCTGGTGCGACATCGGGACCGTGTTATCCTCGGATACCTGCCACTCGAAGGGGGAGAACTCCAGCAAGGCCCTGGCCCCGACGATGCCGGCGATGGTCAGCCCGAGGTCCAGCCGGACCAGGAAGCCCGGGTCGTCGAGCCCTCCGGGCACGTCCCGGACGCTGGGAACCAATAGACCGGTCCCCAGCCCGATGACGAAGCCGAGGACCTGTTCCTCTTCTTGAGCCCCGATGGGTGTCCACAGCGCGGCGACCAGAAGAGTCATCAGAACGATTCTGAACACGTTAAGGGCCCCCTTCGATGTGATAGCGGGCGGCTAGGAGTCCAGCTTACCAGTTACGCCCCACCGGGTCAATCGGTGTGAGGGCGGACCCAATCGAAGGAGACAAGGGGTTTGAATCCCTTGCCGGTCGGCGGAGGTTTTAAAAAGCCCCGGCGGACCGGGGCCGATGGATGGCAAAAACGACGGGAATCAGATGCACCAGCGCAGGAGGTTGGCGGCCCAGGCGAAACCCGCCCCGAAGGTGGTGGTGCAGACCAGGTCCCCCTTCTTGAGCCGACCCGTGCGGTACGCCTCCTCGAAACAGATGGGGATGGTGGCGGCCGAGGTGTTCGCCTGCCGCTGGATGTTCACGAAGGCGCGCTCGGGGGGGATGTCGAGCCTTTTGCGTACCGCCTCGATGATCCGCAGGTTGGCCTGATGGGGAACGAGGAGGTCCACGTCCTCCTCGGTGTAGCCGGCCTTCTGGATCACCGACTGGGCGCCCTCGACCATGGCGCGCACGGCGCCTTTGAACACGTCCTGACCGGACATGTGGACGTAATGCATCCGCTTGTCCACGGTCTCGTGTGTCGCGGGGTTGCGGGAACCGCCGCCGGGCTGGTAGAGCTGCATGCCGCTGCCGCCGTCGGCCTTGATGAAGTGGGCCAGGATGCCCTCCCCCTCGGCGACCGGCGAGACGACCACCGCTCCGGCGCCGTCGCCGAAGAGTACGCAGGTGTCGCGGTCCGTCCAGTCCGTGATCCGGGTCAAAGCTTCCACGCCCACCACCATGACGTTCGTCAGAATCCCCGCGCGGATGTAGGCGTCCGCGACGGAGAGAGCCGAGGCGAAACCGGCGCAACCGGCGCTCAGATCAAAACCGCCGGCGTTTCTCGCCCCCAGGCGGTCCTGTACGAGGCAGGCGGTGGCGGGGAACGCGTAATCCGGGGTCACCGTCGCCACGATGACGGCGTCCAGGGTCAGGGGGTCCAGGCCGGACATCTCCAGGGCGGCCTGGGCGGCGGCGAAGGCCATGTCGCTGGAGGCTTCGTCATCGCCGATGATGTGCCGCTCCCACATGCCGGTCCGCGTCTTTATCCACTCGTCCGAGGTGTCCACCATCTTCTCGAGATCGAAGTTGTTGAGCACCTTCTCGGGGAGGTAGGACCCCACTCCGACGATACCCGCGCTACGCTGCATCATGACTCCAATCGTCGCCTGAAAGGCAGGGATTCGGTGGTTGACACGGCGATGCCCGTTCAGAACGTGAACGGGCGGCTCACCCGTTCTTGGCCAATCTCACGTTACCCAAATATAAAACGTCGAGCCCGCAAGAGTAAAAAGTGCGGATCGCGTCGGTGGGTGTGCAGACGATGGCTTCGCCGTTCAGGTTGAAGCTGGTGTTGAGGATGATGGGCACGCCGGTCTTTTCTTCGAAATGAGAGATGAGCTTATAGTACAGGGGATTCGTCTCCCGGTCCACGGTCTGGAGGCGGCCGGTGCCGTCCACGTGCACGACGGCCGGAACTTCCGCCGTCTTTTCGGGCCGGAAATTGAGCACCCGCTCCATGAAAGGCACCCTGTCCTTCGGCCTGCACTGGAAATAATCCGCCACCCTCTCGGCGATGATCGAGGGCGCGAAGGGGCGGAAGCTTTCCCGGTACTTGACGGCCAGGTTGACCCGGTCTTTGGTCCCGGCGTCCCGGGGATCGGCCAGAATCGAACGGTTCCCCAAGGCGCGCTGCCCGAACTCCATCCGTCCCTGGAACCACCCCACGAGCCTGCCTCGGACTAAATCCTCCGCCGCCATGACCGCCGGATCACCGACCACCTCGTGAGGAAGGTTGTATTTCTTGACCGTGTCCAGGCATTCGGAGTCGGTGAAGCCGGGCCCCCAGAAATTGTGCTTCATCGCGCCTGCCGGCCTCTTCCCGGTCCGGACGGACTCCAGGTACAAAGCGGCCCCGACGCTGGTGCCGGAATCATCCGGACAGCCGGTAATGAAGCTCTCTTTGAAGGGGGACCGATCGTCGAGCTTGCCGTTGATAACACTGTTCATGAAGCAGCCGCCGGAAACCACAAGGTTGGAGGCGCCGGTGCGGCGGTGCAACGCCCCGAGCATGGAGGACACGCATTCCTCGAACGACGTCTGCAGAGCCGCCGCGATTTTCTCGTGGCGCTCGGTGAGCTCTTCACCGTAACTGCGCGGTTGGCCCAGGAGCTCGACCAGCTTCGGGGAGTACATCTTCGGTTCGGTGTAGTTATACCAGCCGAAGTAACTCAGATCGACTTCGAAGCCGCCGTCCTCGTAAAGGGTCAGTAACTTGCGGAGCTCGTCGGTGTACTCGTTCTCAGCCGGGGCGAAGGACGAAAGGGCCATCACCTTCCACTCGTCGGAATCGGGCCGAAAGCCGAGGAACTGAGTTATCGCCCCATAAAAAAGGCCCAGCGAGTGCGGGAAACACACCTCATCGAGGAAGGTCACGTCCACGCCCTTTACCCGGGCCATGAGCTGGGTCATCCTCTCGCCCCGGCCGTCGAGAATCAGGACGGCGCAGTCATCGAAGGGCGAAAGGAAGACGGCGTTCCCGATATGGGCCAGGTAGTGGTCCACGAAGGTTACCGGCGGCGCGTCCCGGGTAAGGTTCCTCCAACCCGGCAGAGGGTGCGCCGGCTGTCCGAGGAGGGCCTTAATCCTCGCCGGCACCGAAACGGCGTGTTCCGATCTCCACCGCCTCGTGTAGAATCCGGCCGGCATCGTCTCCATCTCGATGACCGGATTCCACGCGACCGCAATCTCGTCGAGCTCTCCGATCCGCAACCCCCCCATCTCGAGGCACTTCTCGACGGCCAGGGTCGGGAATACGTTGCTCCGTTTCCGCCTGTCCAGCCTCTCCTCAGCCATGGCCGCCACGACTTCACCGTCAACCACCAGGGCGGCGGAGCAAATCCAGACGTCGTGGCAGATGCCGAGAATCTTCATTCGGTTTCCCCCCTACTCCGCACCGGCGGCGTTGTCCTGGAGGTTCAGGATTATTCTGCCGTTCACATCCTCGTTAACGAGGCGGCGGGCCATCTTCAGGGCGTTCATCACCGCCTCGGCGTCGGAGGAACCGTGGGCGATGATGCTCGTACCCCTCACGCCGAGAAGCGGCGCCCCGCCGATGGAGCTGGGATCGGCCACGCGGCGGAAGTGGCGGAAGGCCGGCCTCATCAAAAAACCACCCAGGGTGGCCAGCGGCCGCCCGCGCATGCCCTCGCGGAGGTGGTGAATCACCCATCGCGACGCCGATTCGGAAAACTTCAACAGCACGTTCCCGACGAAACCGTCGCAGACCAGCACGTCGGCCCCGCCCGTGTAAACGCCGCGCCCCTCGACCATGCCGATGAAGTTGATCCCGGGGGTCTCACTCAGGAGCCGGAAGGCTTCCACCACCAGCTCGTTACCCTTGGCGGCCTCCTCGCCGATGGAAACCAGGCCGACGCGGGGGTTCTCGACGCCGAAGATGTGCCGGAGGTAGAGGGTTCCCATGACGGCGAAGCCGACGAGATGGCTGGGCCGGTTCTGGGCGTTGGCGCCGGCGTCAATCAGAACACCCCAGCCCTGGGTGCCGGGGAAGGCCACGGCGATGGCCGGCCGCTCCACCCCGGGCAGACGGCCCAGGTGGAGAATCGAGCTGGCCACCTGGGCTCCCGTCGAGCCGCAGGACACCAGGGCGCAGGCCTTGGCGTCCCGGACGAGGCGGGTGGCCACGGCGATGGAGGCTTCCCGCTTCCTCTTCAGGGCGTACGTCGGAGTCTCGTCCATGGCCACGGTCTCGGCGGCGTGGACGATGACGAAGGTCTCGGGGGGTATTTTCCGACGCTCGAGCTCCCCCGACACCTCGTCCGCGTGCCCGACGAGGATGATGGGACCTATCCCGTTACGCAGGGCCAGCCTGGCGCCCTCGATCTGGGCCCCCGGCGCGTCGTCGCCGCCCATGACGTCCAGGGCGATGGGTGGAGCTGCCGCGACGACTTCAGCCTTCTGTGACAAGGATTTCCCTCGGGAGTATATGCAAGCGGCGCGGTTCGCCCCGGCCCCGCGCCTCCAAGGGTCGAATCAACCCGCGCACCGCCGCGTCGCCGGCTTTACCCCTCTTGCTTCTCGGGGATGATGATCTGGCGTCCCTTGTAATGGCCGCAGGAGGGGCAGATCCGGTGGGGGAGTTTGGCCTCTCCGCAGTTCGGACAGGCGGTGAGGGTGGGAACCCGGAGGCTCGCCACCCAGTGAGCCCGGCGCATGTCGCGCTTGGAGCGCGATTTCCTTCTCTTCGGTACGGCCATGTCAAGCTCCTCGTATCAACAACGGCTTTCCGCAACGGCGGAGCCGTATATCTGCGACGGCGCAGCCAAAATCAACCGGTAACGGAGACCATGACGATGTCTTTAGTATCCCGGGCTATCACGAGCTCCTCGTTGGTGGGGATGACCCAGACGGATACCCTGGAATTTTCAACCGTTATCCTGCCCTCTTTCCCCGCGCCCGGCTTGAACGTATCGGTGTTGAGCCGCTCGTCGAGTCGGAGCCCCAGGTACGAGAGCGGTTCGCAGACCAGGGTGCGGACGATGGAAGAATTCTCGCCGACTCCCGCGGTGAAGACGACGGCGTCCACGCCGTTCATGGCTGCCGTGTAGGCTCCGATGTACTTCCGGATGCGGTAGGCGTAGATCTCCATGATTTCACGGCAGACCGGATCGCCCTTGAAGTACTGCTCCTCCACGTCCCGCATATCTATGTACTTGTCGCCGGAAAGGCCCTTGATGCCCGACCGGCTGTTCAGGAGGTTGTCCACCCTGCCCGGCGAAAAGCCCTCGTTCCTCATCAGAAAGACCGGGATGGCCGGATCTATATCGCCGCAACGGCTGCCCATCACCAGGCCCTCCAGGGGGGTGAAGCCCATCGAGGTGTCCACACTCTTCCCGCCGCTCACCGCCGCCACGGAAGCCCCGTTGCCCAGGTGGCAGGTGATTATCTTCAGCTCCTCGGCGGGACGGCCGATGAGCTCGGCGCAGCGATGGCTCACATAGCGATGGCTCGTCCCGTGGAAACCGTACCGCCGCAGGCGGTATTTCTCGTAGAGCCAGGCCGGTACGGCGTAGAGGTAGGCCGTGCGCGGCATGGTCTGGTGGAAGGCGGTGTCGAACACACCGACCTGGGGGACGCCGGGGAGGACCTTGGTCGTAGCCTCTATCCCCTTGATGTTGGCCGGGTTATGCAATGGAGCCAGGGGAACACACTCCTCGAGAACCTTGTACACGCGATCATCTATGAGCATGCTCTCGGTCATCCGTTCCCCGCCGTGGACGACCCGGTGCCCCACGGCGTCTATCTCCTTGACGGACCCGAGGACCCCCGCCTCGGCGTCGGTGAGTTGATCCAGGATGACCTGGATGGCTTCGGCGTGGTCGTTCACATCGGGGGGCTCCTTCTCGAGCTTGGCCCCGGCGGTCTGGTACTTCAACCGGGCCTGCCCCGCGCCGATCCGCTCGACGATTCCCTTCGCCAGCACTCTTTCGGTGTCCATGTCCAGTAGCTGAAACTTTACCGAGGAGCTGCCGCAGTTCAGGACCAGGACGTTCATCGGTGGGCCCGCAGTCTTTAGCTGGATTCGACCTTAATCATCCCCGCCCCAGGGGGGCGGGAATCTTTGTAGCGGCTTTTGGAGCGGTAGTTTAGCACCCGAGCCCCCGTTAGTCAAGAACGGGCTGACCCGGATGCACATTCCGTCGGCCGGTCCCCAAACCCACCGTAGGTCTCCGACGAAGCTGCGACCGAAGGCAAAGCGGATGGTCCGGACCATCCGCTTCAGGAGGTGCGAAAGGGGGGGGCGGGTTACCGGGTGACCACCAGAGGCGCGCTCGCGCTCACACCATCGCTCGTGGCCCGAACGAAGTACGCCCCGGAACGGAGCCCCGTGGTGTCTACGGCCAGCTCGTGCCGCCCTGCGGTCAGGGTGCCTGAAAAAACGGTTCCCACGCGGCGCCCGGCCGTATCGTACACGGCGACCTCTACGTTTCCGGTCGCAGGCACATCGAAGCTCACCACCGCGCCGTTGTCGGCCGGGTTGGGTGTGATCGAGCTGAGGATGATCCGAGGCGGAGAATAACCGTCGGAGTTGCCTTTCGGCGGTACGGGATTGTGCCGGTAGTAAATATCCCAGTCCACGCCGCCGTCGATCGAGTAGGCGTAGATGAGGTTCAAATCACCTTTCAGACCGCTGGAAAGCGAAACCGTGCGGGTGTTGCCTAAGTAGGAGCCGATGAACTCTGGGGTGCTCATGCCATAGAGGCCCACCGTGGCCTGGTACAGGCAGTAGTGCCCCTCCACCCCTTGAGACCAAACCAACCGCACGCCCGAGTAAGACACCCCCAGCGCGGCCTGTCTGATAAAGAAATCCCCGGCCGGGCTGACGGATTGGCCCTCCAGGAGCCAGACATCGTTGGGGTCATAGATGCTTTTCACCGAATACTCGACCTGGGTGGGTATCCCCTCGGGGGGATCGTACATGCCCAGCTCCACGTCTTGGACGCATGTTTGGGATAAAAACAGCAGGTCTGTGCAAATGACGACGTCATGGGGCATACCGGGGCCGAGGTTCAGCTCTTCGCTCCAGACACCATTGGGGGAGAGCGTTTTGTAGTAAACGTGCCAGTCGTTACGGGCCGTGCGGTCGTCGGCCCATAAGAGGTGGAGGGTCCCGGTTTCATCCAGCACCATCAACTGCGCCCAGCGATCGCCCACACCGATATCCGTCAACGGCACCTCATCG
This genomic window contains:
- the plsX gene encoding phosphate acyltransferase PlsX, translated to MSQKAEVVAAAPPIALDVMGGDDAPGAQIEGARLALRNGIGPIILVGHADEVSGELERRKIPPETFVIVHAAETVAMDETPTYALKRKREASIAVATRLVRDAKACALVSCGSTGAQVASSILHLGRLPGVERPAIAVAFPGTQGWGVLIDAGANAQNRPSHLVGFAVMGTLYLRHIFGVENPRVGLVSIGEEAAKGNELVVEAFRLLSETPGINFIGMVEGRGVYTGGADVLVCDGFVGNVLLKFSESASRWVIHHLREGMRGRPLATLGGFLMRPAFRHFRRVADPSSIGGAPLLGVRGTSIIAHGSSDAEAVMNALKMARRLVNEDVNGRIILNLQDNAAGAE
- a CDS encoding acetate kinase; the protein is MNVLVLNCGSSSVKFQLLDMDTERVLAKGIVERIGAGQARLKYQTAGAKLEKEPPDVNDHAEAIQVILDQLTDAEAGVLGSVKEIDAVGHRVVHGGERMTESMLIDDRVYKVLEECVPLAPLHNPANIKGIEATTKVLPGVPQVGVFDTAFHQTMPRTAYLYAVPAWLYEKYRLRRYGFHGTSHRYVSHRCAELIGRPAEELKIITCHLGNGASVAAVSGGKSVDTSMGFTPLEGLVMGSRCGDIDPAIPVFLMRNEGFSPGRVDNLLNSRSGIKGLSGDKYIDMRDVEEQYFKGDPVCREIMEIYAYRIRKYIGAYTAAMNGVDAVVFTAGVGENSSIVRTLVCEPLSYLGLRLDERLNTDTFKPGAGKEGRITVENSRVSVWVIPTNEELVIARDTKDIVMVSVTG
- the fabD gene encoding ACP S-malonyltransferase — its product is MRLAAVFPGQGSQTVGMGRALFDAFPLARELFERADDALGYSIKKLCFEGPDEELTATENTQPAIYLVSYAAWACFREVAGDLDWTVAAGHSLGEYSAYAAAGAVSFEDGLRLVRRRGELIRDASAKNPGTLAAVIGLDEDEVGKIIPEARGAGRVELATVNAPNQIVVGGEVRGLERFVELAKGAGAKRAVILNVSGPFHTSLVKDAAIALTGELAKYTFNRPDFPVATNVTGKPVSDMDEIPQTLARQVCEPVLWLADAQYLEERGVELAVEFGNGNVLAGLLKRCAPGIRVLGVGDPAGLESTRAELGKLGLL
- the rpmF gene encoding 50S ribosomal protein L32, whose protein sequence is MAVPKRRKSRSKRDMRRAHWVASLRVPTLTACPNCGEAKLPHRICPSCGHYKGRQIIIPEKQEG
- a CDS encoding T9SS type A sorting domain-containing protein, yielding MKNVMLVLTLLVGMVLAHTWSDPQAIVATDSVDMVGGSGTYCQVMDSRGTLHLVFFSDFEEPGNREIYYMNNEGGTWSEPLRLSWGEGMSHVPSMAIDGKGNITVVWYDYRLNYPYGDVFWCRYDASAGTWSNDEPLVVKPRWHSLAPLVVAEPGGKVHLVWCDGPGESRTRFELHYCYWENGQWSDEVPLTDIGVGDRWAQLMVLDETGTLHLLWADDRTARNDWHVYYKTLSPNGVWSEELNLGPGMPHDVVICTDLLFLSQTCVQDVELGMYDPPEGIPTQVEYSVKSIYDPNDVWLLEGQSVSPAGDFFIRQAALGVSYSGVRLVWSQGVEGHYCLYQATVGLYGMSTPEFIGSYLGNTRTVSLSSGLKGDLNLIYAYSIDGGVDWDIYYRHNPVPPKGNSDGYSPPRIILSSITPNPADNGAVVSFDVPATGNVEVAVYDTAGRRVGTVFSGTLTAGRHELAVDTTGLRSGAYFVRATSDGVSASAPLVVTR
- a CDS encoding beta-ketoacyl-ACP synthase III — translated: MMQRSAGIVGVGSYLPEKVLNNFDLEKMVDTSDEWIKTRTGMWERHIIGDDEASSDMAFAAAQAALEMSGLDPLTLDAVIVATVTPDYAFPATACLVQDRLGARNAGGFDLSAGCAGFASALSVADAYIRAGILTNVMVVGVEALTRITDWTDRDTCVLFGDGAGAVVVSPVAEGEGILAHFIKADGGSGMQLYQPGGGSRNPATHETVDKRMHYVHMSGQDVFKGAVRAMVEGAQSVIQKAGYTEEDVDLLVPHQANLRIIEAVRKRLDIPPERAFVNIQRQANTSAATIPICFEEAYRTGRLKKGDLVCTTTFGAGFAWAANLLRWCI
- a CDS encoding carbamoyltransferase C-terminal domain-containing protein, with amino-acid sequence MKILGICHDVWICSAALVVDGEVVAAMAEERLDRRKRSNVFPTLAVEKCLEMGGLRIGELDEIAVAWNPVIEMETMPAGFYTRRWRSEHAVSVPARIKALLGQPAHPLPGWRNLTRDAPPVTFVDHYLAHIGNAVFLSPFDDCAVLILDGRGERMTQLMARVKGVDVTFLDEVCFPHSLGLFYGAITQFLGFRPDSDEWKVMALSSFAPAENEYTDELRKLLTLYEDGGFEVDLSYFGWYNYTEPKMYSPKLVELLGQPRSYGEELTERHEKIAAALQTSFEECVSSMLGALHRRTGASNLVVSGGCFMNSVINGKLDDRSPFKESFITGCPDDSGTSVGAALYLESVRTGKRPAGAMKHNFWGPGFTDSECLDTVKKYNLPHEVVGDPAVMAAEDLVRGRLVGWFQGRMEFGQRALGNRSILADPRDAGTKDRVNLAVKYRESFRPFAPSIIAERVADYFQCRPKDRVPFMERVLNFRPEKTAEVPAVVHVDGTGRLQTVDRETNPLYYKLISHFEEKTGVPIILNTSFNLNGEAIVCTPTDAIRTFYSCGLDVLYLGNVRLAKNG